Part of the Pieris napi chromosome 23, ilPieNapi1.2, whole genome shotgun sequence genome is shown below.
aatgctgatgatgacaatcacgatttagatattcaatttcaagattgatatttgatgatgatgataatgaagattaaaagccactgttaagaaatattgaagaattaatatttttccactttgtttccaaatttccaataaataattaattaaaaaattgctgctatttaaatataagtggtattttttaaaaatattttttagttctaagtaataaattgaaaaaaaaaaaaaaaaaatgtcggctaactttagtattatttattatgtgtcaattttttttcttatttttgttgctataatttacttgtcaacaaaagttctaaaaattataaaatatctgttcaagtaattttcatggctttaacagcgcagtcggtctcactcagtctcatgcgcgtagataatgctctcccactcatagagatattaaaatttagtttaggggatgattggccccttggatcggtctgtcttcttgtcaaagcttttaaaatagttgtcggatgaacatatataaaaatggagcgtcagaatttacgagacccttaaagcgtctgtcaagcaatatggccgacggaaagtgtctgggagtattgacaatttatttttaactatacactcgaaaacatatataaaaatcaaccatgagaatttacgtgaagtaagtaatgtttttgtgtaccttgataacctgatacctggaaattggccgtttgaccaagctagcaggtaggcatacgatcatagtacatactaacactacccaatcgtccacatttcatccgtcagaaaatacgtgacgtctggcggccctgggatcttgctctATATGAAATTCTATGTATCACACAATTCTTAGATCTTTAGTTCCTTCAGCGATTCTAACGAAGTTTTCTTAGTAAATCCATTGTTGAATGTTTACTCAGTTTAAATCGTTTACAGGAAGAGGGTATTCAAGCAAAAAAGACTCCTTTTAAGATAAAAGATATCCTTTCCTTAGTTCCCATCGCACAGTCAACTTTGATAAGCGaagattgtttattttagacaaaaaatatttaattaaatactatcacAGTTATTTACACACTGATTGTCCTCTGAGTAACATGTGTGATTTTTGgtagcaaaaataataataaaaaacgctacgccatgacagacaatgcaacttgtcgataaaacagagTAAGCGTCAACTAGCCTGTTTTACCGAAGATGGAACATATATTCAGgatgtcggttttttgtgacggtgcgcgcgcgcattgtaaaaatttactctcataatttttccctaacgcgctaAAAGAAGCATAACTTGAAAAAATCTGCTCCAAAACGGTCCTGGTTACCAAGACTTACCAGCTCAATTGATACTGTTTCATTGTTAGTAGTTTTAAGAATATGTGGTCCACTTACCGAATTTTCACCATCTTCATTACATTCATCTTCTTGATTGGCAAACATTTTCCTATGAACCTTCTTAAATTCGTCCATTAGAGCATTGTGGTGTTTCTTCTTGTCGTCATCGATCTTTGGAATATTCGCTTTCTTCGGGACGTTTGGTGGTTCTTTTTCCACCACCGGTTTCTTCtagaaataaagttacatttaacaaaacaattaatttaactagtCAAATTTCGGATTAATCATGTGGTCATCATCAAATCAATCAAAAGGTCGGTTAATCAtactctttttttatagaacagggggcaaacgggcaggaggctcgtctgatgttaagtgataccgccgcccatggacaccctcagagggctcgcgagtgcgttgccgtcgttttaagaattataataaataataataatacgtgcAAAGTTGGATGAGCTTTGCTTTGTGAAGTGCTCCCGTTCCGGCGTTATCCactaacaaacatttaaacttTTACACAACTAAGGATTACATCAAAAGAAAGAGCTCGATTAACTCAAGTTCCATTTAAAAGTTCttgtatttaatgtattagTATTACGATAGTTTTTAAGCTTTACATTCTGGGAGATCATGGCACAAACAATAAAACCATAAATAGCTCACCAATTTCCTCCTCTGGATCTCCTCAACAATGGCACTGGACAATGTGGCTGAACTGGATATACTCGTGGTGTCCGATATCATGTCGATTTTAGGCGGCACCGGATAGTTACAATGAGATTTGGCACTTGGAGCTTGGACATTATGAACTTCAACTACTATTGTCTTTTTATCATTATCTCTGTTCGGTTGATATGCGGTTTTATTTGAAGAGTTATCATAGCTACAATGGAGAACTGTTGTTCCTCCATTTTCagtcaaatttattattgttctaTTTAATTGTGTTGCTTTAGTTGGTTCaaattctgtttttattttattagttttattttcatatgtgTGAGGGTTATTTGGTATGCTGGGACAGTCGTAGTCGGGTTCTATATCCGATGGTGCATCAAAATTGTGGATGTCACCGTTTTTCCAATTGAATTCCAAACTATCCCACGTTCTCCTTTTTATTCTGTTGGATGTAAGTCTGAAAATATTATACCCCTATAGCCAAGCGTGCAAACGCAACCCTGAAGTCGTGTGTTCGAagcccggctgtgcactatgTTTGTGCGTAATTTACATTGTGATAAAACCAGCAGTAGACATAGATCGACGTATCAGAAGGCTGTTCACCAACTAAATAGATAATGAGATGAATTGATGATAAATCTAAGGGTTTTGATGAATGTCTATACAAAAATGTCACagtaagttaaaaaataaaacagtggcgctacaacctttttaggtctggccctcagatttctgtatctgtttcatgatccaatctaataggcaactaggtgatcagcctcctgtgcctgacatacgccgtcgactttttgcgtctaaagcaagccggtttcctcacgatgtttgccttcaccgttcgagcgaatgttaaatgcgcatttaTTGATTAAAGACCATGGCACATTTAAACATGTATCTTGATTTTTAcagtgttatttatagacaagcTCTGATGTACATCGATTCCATAGATAAATAATGACGGGGCGTATCTGATCACCCTAATGTATCAATCGTACCAAATCATTTTCAAAGACTTCCAGATTGTGGCGTTTTGacacttttttatagaatacgGGGCAAACGGGACGCCTAAAGGGTAGTCATGGCAGCCTGTAGACACCCATTTAGTGGGTGATTTACCGGCTTTTGAGGAAGGAATATactctttctttaaaaagattatttacAGAACATAATGCCAAGTAAAGAAACAAACCTGTCAGCTCTTTCAGCTGCCTCTTCTGCGACGCTGGCTAACCGTCTTCGCAAAACCGCTGGAGCTGCTAAAGGCACAACTGGAGGTGCTGATGCCGGACTCCTTTCTCCAGCAGCTGAAGACGCGGAACTGTTGTAACCAGAGCTCTCTGGTGACACAAGTTCCCGTCCTACACCTTCACGAACAACCAATTCCAATCGTCCGCTCACTTTCATAGCAGATACAGCCTGTGAACATGGGTTTGAACCAAAGTTGTCATCTCACTCTTTTCATCATagcgtaaatacaatttgacagaaagggACAAAGAATACTTCAGTTGGAACAGAGTAGTAAgacttatttagtttattttaataaggagGCAATAAAGTTGCAAACTTGTGCCCGAAGTACAATATAACCGACCAGATAAAGGTAGCAGTTGGTACATGGTAGATAGTGGTACGGACAGGAATAgcgggatttggaggaggcctgtGGGccaagatatttaaaaagaatgagatagatatacaaatgTGTTTAAGtgctttgtattttaaataacaggcttttattatttatttataataattaagggGGCACAATTTTTACGAAGATTATATGAGCTAAATCCAggtctaatatattttatataatttttttaatgtctttattttttatggtattaaagtattaaaaatttgataaGCGTGAATTtcttttttggatttttctttatgttctaattcTCCTTTAATggcaaattaaaacaaaataattgcatGTCCTTTCGTaacttctatatatattatatttatatattaactagctgacccggctaacttcgttccgccttaataataatatcgttgttactttagttaaacttattttaggatttcattaaggtgataactttttttgcaaatagacaaatgttttattgcttgccattgcaaaagaagaatggcagttttacacattaggtctcttctctctatcgccaatattgcgatactgcatgttaaagcactttctgctttacaacattttttgatgaggtagCACATGTTTTCGATCTagatcaaagcctggttaatggttatgcatctcctcatttacctcaagttcggaatttcttgaagtgacacgaattcgacgtaaaatgatgcgtagttttgtcaacaaatgtcaccacatgccgtgtgcattcgtaaaattaattaatttatttattgttattcgataacttatccgatattttattacttattctgctattcggagtggagaaaaatccatcaaaaaagacataactaacatcggtccagccgatctcgagttataagtgttgtaacaaacacgactttcttttatatatatagataaagagtaactttaatcaaataaattaaattccgAAATAcagcttttattttacaatttctttattaCTACCAACACCTCTTTTAAACCTTTACGATTGGTTGTgaataaaaacttaacaaaatCGGCAATTACTTTTGTTTTCGTCAACAAATGCCTATAAGACAATTAGAGTTAAAAccattaaaatatgtacaataatGACCAACATTTCTGTGGTATATTAGCTGTACGAATAGAGCATATCCTAATTTTTTTcacatagtaataaaaaaattattaaaaagaatattaaaacatatttaaaaagtttggtccctttgGCAGTATAACCTTAAACGCTGGcaacatttcctcgctgtattgcgatacttattcgttgagcgaggaaagcaccagctttggggtcaccggtactatctaccatgCGCCAACTAAACTCTTTAATTAGGTTAAGAAACTTGTAatcactgtatatttgattgttatgtttaggttttaataaaagattttattcaCATGAACTATAAAATCTAGGAGTTTTATTGGAGAACCTTATGATTAAGCATCGCTGCTCATGGTTAGAAAAAgacttttcttttatttacctCATTAAATGATATATTGGAGAAATCCAAGCCATTGCAGGACAATACTTGATCTCCGGGCCTCAAACCAGCTTCCTTCGCGATCCCACCATCGCGAACAAACTGGACATATATCCCCGGCTTCCATTCGGGTCCTTTGCAAATCCTGGATAaacaacaaatattaattaatcaaatagtAAGAGTAAAGAGTGTTTGTTTGATTGTGTACGCAAGTGCGTACACGTGCACGTACGATGAATGACTTAGCGTGTCTAACCTTAAAGTCGACGATTTGTCTTTAAGCACAgaatattcttatatttagTTGTCTATCATATAATGTGTGTCTATTGAAAGGTATTCTTAATCATATAAATGACGCATTTTTGCAGTACATACATTATTCCCCTTTCGTCTAATTAATTGCTTTGCCTTGAATATTGCCCTAGGGACTTCAATTCTGTTTAATTTAACACTCAAGATCATTGctcaatttaataggcaagtaagtgatcagccacctgtgcctgacacacgccgtcgacttttaggtatatgacatgtcggtttcctcacgatgttttccttcaccgttcgagtgaatgttaaatacgcacgtagaaaaaaagtccattggtgcacagccggggatcgaacctacgtcctCAGGCATGAGAGTGACACGCTGTAGCCATAGGCCAACACAGCTCATAATAAGATCGATCTAAGTATCTTTAGCACAGTGCCAGGTTATCTATGAAGTATAAATATCGAAACTCACCCACAACCCAATTTAGCTCTGGGAGGCACGAGAATTGAGAGTCGCAAATCGGTTATATGATCTGTGTGACAAAGAGTAGGTGATGAAGAAACCTCCGACGCGAGAGACGCTCGCTCTGATACAAACTGCCACGATAAAGTCTCGTAGTCTTTCCTGAAATAGAAAACGAATCAAATTAAAGtacaataaatatgaataaataaaaatatttgtttcaagtaaataaataatctagtGTAGATACTAAATGGGTTTGGCCGCAGATTATACACAAGGAGATCATATACAAGGAGGTGATAAGTTTCATGTCACATGTCATTATAAATCTATCACAAAATTATATGTAGACAGAAATGGAAGAAAGGTATACAAGAGTCCGCGCCACCACTGAATGGCGATAGACGCGGCGCCAGCGACTAGCGCGGCGTAGTAATATGTTGCTAGTGCTAGGTGCAAGGCTATTTTACCCCaacgtaacataaattaatacgaAATTCGCGAACTAGTCTCCAAGATTTGCTTCTAATGTTTTACcttaaaacgaataaaataatatttcaatgtaacgacaaatttagttccagGGTTCCCGTTGGCAATGAGTGGTGGCGCGGACTATATATAGGTAgcttataagttataaaacaaaaatcaactGGATCCGGATCAATTTTGCAACCAATTTTTTACATGTTTATTAGATATATGATATCTAATATACATGTAAATATAAGTACATACAAGGAAATaaaagtacattttattttaggcTTATCAACACTTTATCCAATTAATTGAAGTTGTACTAGATTCAAATCTTATTATctgatttatttgtatacgttttctttataaataaagtaactaAGAACTTAACaaagtaactaaaaataaaagttaaggTAAAAACGTGacgcaaaaaaaattgtgtaacgAGTATTAATATAGCCACTAAAATACTAACCCTTTTaacaaattatgtataaatggacagaaatattataattatatataacacgatatatataataacacgACAGCGCGTTTCGCTTCATTGTAATTGGTCTAGCATTGACCAATCACAGACACGCGCTACGATCCGTCATTCCGTTTGACCAATCATAATTAAACGAAACAAACCAGCGTATTCGTTGAACGGTCATGTCTGATGTcagctattatttattttatatatgtatttacaccacttataagggatgcaacgggcgacCTTATTGCttacaagcgatctcttccaggcaaccctagtgagaaaataactaaaaaaaaggaatatgAAAGTGCATTActaaatcttattaaaaaatatagattcaCCAACctgaatctaaaataatacaaaactaaaaagctTATCTCACGGATTCATGAATTGCACAAAAGTCACGATTGAGCAGGATATGATTAGGAAATGTTTACGTAAAAGAGTTTTAGAAGATGTTAGGGAGGTAGCCAATCTTAATGGAGAACATCCTAAACAAATTGCCTAAGGAttagtttattgccagttcttctcttccgttctacgcccttgatttgagaattggcagtaaatgtaaaattagaagcatttcatacgtatttattttttgacgttcataagtgtacattttgttacctatatgaataaatgtttttttaattttttaattcgaattttgattatttagtaaaaatacaatatacttACTCTTTAATCGGCAACATTCCCACAtctgaaacataaaattaataattactattccATAATTAGCCGTGGTAAAAAGCTCGAAAGTATTTTGAATCGAAAGAATAATATCGCTCATTAAATAGGTGAAAGCtacgaatatttaatttctgtGACTACTTATCATATGGCAGATATttctaaacaataattgtgtTGATAGAGATTGTCACAGATTCCGAATTGTTTCTGTACGTTACGActaaatctatactaatactagctgatccggcaaacgtcgttttgccatgtatatcatttataataaaaaataggggttgatcgtagaggggtgaaaattaggggttgtatgtattttttaatgctgtatcataaaaaaataaaaattcatctaaaaattaaaaaaaataatttaggggggggaaaaatagatgttgtccgattctcagacatacccaatatgcacacaaaatttcatgagaatcggtcaagccgtttcggaggagtttaagtACAagcaccgcgacacgagatttttatatattagattataaacatttgtgtttttgtaagtatgtttgttatgttttgaCACAAAAAGTACTGgtccgatttcaaaaattatttcactatTAGATAGCTCCATCTTTACTGACTGACATAGGCTAtactattttcaaaaaaatacggatcactaaaaaaaatgcaataatataacccaaggtgtgaaaaatttatccataaaAAACTGTCATCGCGTACGCTGTGGAAACcattgatgatagaacaaaaaatgGTTGTACAGTAAAATAGAACGTATGAATATTTGCAAAAAGAATGTTATACCCATGCGCAATTGTATGTTGGCCTATCCCGTGTCGGAAAAATGTATACGATACGTCAAATGTTGTGTATAAGGAAGTTCTACACATAAATgtgtgttttaatattatagatgaaagtttttgaatttttgtttttatttttaacgttttataataaaagataaaaataaatcagtggcgcttcaacctctttaggtcctggcctcagatttctgaatctgtttcatgataatttttaaatctaataggcgatcagcctccagtgcctgacacgcaGCTTTGACTTTTTGGAGCTAagatatgtcggtttcctcacgatgttttccttcgtacgagcgagtgttaaatgcgcaaatagaaagaaaggtgcacagccggggatcgaacctacgacctcaggtatgagagtcgcacgctgaagccactaggccaacactgcttttccacaaacattttacattacaaaaaattttataataatcaagCCAAATATTCCTGGATGGACACAATGGACCAACTAtagttgtatatttaaaattattgtatggctttaaaaataaatgtataagaGAGCATGATGATGCGTATAAAATAACCGGTACATTTCATATCACGAATGATGAACGAGCCAGTTGACAGATAACGGCACGCGAATATTATGTAACTAGCTGTGCTCTGTGGTTTCctgcattaatatttttttttatttgttagacaTATAGTAATGCGAACGTTTGTGTAGATATTGATGTCttttataaaactgttatcactttg
Proteins encoded:
- the LOC125061399 gene encoding uncharacterized protein LOC125061399 isoform X3 translates to MYATSTTPTSGSRGDLSGAAERRVRVIRLLRPRKAAPAFGFSLRGGKEYATGFFVSKVEHSSEAHLQGLKVGDQVVSVNGYRVDDAVHAELVHYITSQSRLKIKVRHVGMLPIKEKDYETLSWQFVSERASLASEVSSSPTLCHTDHITDLRLSILVPPRAKLGCGICKGPEWKPGIYVQFVRDGGIAKEAGLRPGDQVLSCNGLDFSNISFNEAVSAMKVSGRLELVVREGVGRELVSPESSGYNSSASSAAGERSPASAPPVVPLAAPAVLRRRLASVAEEAAERADRIKRRTWDSLEFNWKNGDIHNFDAPSDIEPDYDCPSIPNNPHTYENKTNKIKTEFEPTKATQLNRTIINLTENGGTTVLHCSYDNSSNKTAYQPNRDNDKKTIVVEVHNVQAPSAKSHCNYPVPPKIDMISDTTSISSSATLSSAIVEEIQRRKLKKPVVEKEPPNVPKKANIPKIDDDKKKHHNALMDEFKKVHRKMFANQEDECNEDGENSDRQHTLRLRKPAVEATEHVENIQERLTVKKPPPPPPPMPTTNGHHNGELNGDRKPKLEDIIKTPIIKKIATINRTPTPDYNDKELTLPIKSKSLNESNADVDSLESYKLQSPGNVNLKPPSNYFIKAPNGTATMKKHSRPVSVTIGEYVNNMSGRREPSKLEFLNGDKKNSQSVDEESLSSRLQSELALTLSRSNLRKKTEAMDCKIIRKTFDSLDENFHARYGNNLLPLSPSITIPKVSSKH
- the LOC125061399 gene encoding uncharacterized protein LOC125061399 isoform X1; translation: MYATSTTPTSGSRGDLSGAAERRVRVIRLLRPRKAAPAFGFSLRGGKEYATGFFVSKVEHSSEAHLQGLKVGDQVVSVNGYRVDDAVHAELVHYITSQSRLKIKVRHVGMLPIKEKDYETLSWQFVSERASLASEVSSSPTLCHTDHITDLRLSILVPPRAKLGCGICKGPEWKPGIYVQFVRDGGIAKEAGLRPGDQVLSCNGLDFSNISFNEAVSAMKVSGRLELVVREGVGRELVSPESSGYNSSASSAAGERSPASAPPVVPLAAPAVLRRRLASVAEEAAERADRLTSNRIKRRTWDSLEFNWKNGDIHNFDAPSDIEPDYDCPSIPNNPHTYENKTNKIKTEFEPTKATQLNRTIINLTENGGTTVLHCSYDNSSNKTAYQPNRDNDKKTIVVEVHNVQAPSAKSHCNYPVPPKIDMISDTTSISSSATLSSAIVEEIQRRKLKKPVVEKEPPNVPKKANIPKIDDDKKKHHNALMDEFKKVHRKMFANQEDECNEDGENSDRQHTLRLRKPAVEATEHVENIQERLTVKKPPPPPPPMPTTNGHHNGELNGDRKPKLEDIIKTPIIKKIATINRTPTPDYNDKELTLPIKSKSLNESNADVDSLESYKLQSPGNVNLKPPSNYFIKAPNGTATMKKHSRPVSVTIGEYVNNMSGRREPSKLEFLNGDKKNSQSVDEESLSSRLQSELALTLSRSNLRKKTEAMDCKIIRKTFDSLDENFHARYGNNLLPLSPSITIPKVSSKH
- the LOC125061399 gene encoding uncharacterized protein LOC125061399 isoform X2 — encoded protein: MYATSTTPTSGSRGDLSGAAERRVRVIRLLRPRKAAPAFGFSLRGGKEYATGFFVSKVEHSSEAHLQGLKVGDQVVSVNGYRVDDAVHAELVHYITSQSRLKIKVRHVGMLPIKEKDYETLSWQFVSERASLASEVSSSPTLCHTDHITDLRLSILVPPRAKLGCGICKGPEWKPGIYVQFVRDGGIAKEAGLRPGDQVLSCNGLDFSNISFNEAVSAMKVSGRLELVVREGVGRELVSPESSGYNSSASSAAGERSPASAPPVVPLAAPAVLRRRLASVAEEAAERADRLTSNRIKRRTWDSLEFNWKNGDIHNFDAPSDIEPDYDCPSIPNNPHTYENKTNKIKTEFEPTKATQLNRTIINLTENGGTTVLHCSYDNSSNKTAYQPNRDNDKKTIVVEVHNVQAPSAKSHCNYPVPPKIDMISDTTSISSSATLSSAIVEEIQRRKLKPVVEKEPPNVPKKANIPKIDDDKKKHHNALMDEFKKVHRKMFANQEDECNEDGENSDRQHTLRLRKPAVEATEHVENIQERLTVKKPPPPPPPMPTTNGHHNGELNGDRKPKLEDIIKTPIIKKIATINRTPTPDYNDKELTLPIKSKSLNESNADVDSLESYKLQSPGNVNLKPPSNYFIKAPNGTATMKKHSRPVSVTIGEYVNNMSGRREPSKLEFLNGDKKNSQSVDEESLSSRLQSELALTLSRSNLRKKTEAMDCKIIRKTFDSLDENFHARYGNNLLPLSPSITIPKVSSKH
- the LOC125061399 gene encoding uncharacterized protein LOC125061399 isoform X4; amino-acid sequence: MYATSTTPTSGSRGDLSGAAERRVRVIRLLRPRKAAPAFGFSLRGGKEYATGFFVSKVEHSSEAHLQGLKVGDQVVSVNGYRVDDAVHAELVHYITSQSRLKIKVRHVGMLPIKEKDYETLSWQFVSERASLASEVSSSPTLCHTDHITDLRLSILVPPRAKLGCGICKGPEWKPGIYVQFVRDGGIAKEAGLRPGDQVLSCNGLDFSNISFNEAVSAMKVSGRLELVVREGVGRELVSPESSGYNSSASSAAGERSPASAPPVVPLAAPAVLRRRLASVAEEAAERADRLTSNRIKRRTWDSLEFNWKNGDIHNFDAPSDIEPDYDCPSIPNNPHTYENKTNKIKTEFEPTKATQLNRTIINLTENGGTTVLHCSYDNSSNKTAYQPNRDNDKKTIVVEVHNVQAPSAKSHCNYPVPPKIDMISDTTSISSSATLSSAIVEEIQRRKLKKPVVEKEPPNVPKKANIPKIDDDKKKHHNALMDEFKKVHRKMFANQEDECNEDGENSDRQHTLRLRKPAVEATEHVENIQERLTVKKPPPPPPPMPTTNGHHNGELNGDRKPKLEDIIKTPIIKKIATINRTPTPDYNDKELTLPIKSKSLNESNADVDSLESYKLQSPGNVNLKPPSNYFIKAPNGTATMKKHSRPVSVTIGEYVNNMSGRREPSKLEFLNGDKKNSQSVDEESLSSRLQSELALTLSRSNLRKKTEAMVDGGR